In Pyrus communis chromosome 8, drPyrComm1.1, whole genome shotgun sequence, one genomic interval encodes:
- the LOC137743010 gene encoding uncharacterized protein produces the protein MAIKAQALADFIAEFMPSLGDATERPNDALEAAEHSLAIPTPLMDASANHQLDYWGVHGKTSKDSAIPREDYMINGTLPIERLESRKLQIKATRYYMWNGILIRRSYIRPHLRCLVLRDDLKVLSSIHEGVCGNHSGCRSLAQKVLNSGYY, from the exons ATGGCGATAAAGGCCCAAGCTTTGGCAGACTTCATAGCAGAATTTATGCCTAGCCTAGGCGATGCAACAGAGCGACCCAACGACGCCTTGGAGGCAGCCGAGCACTCCCTCGCCATTCCTACTCCCCTAATGGATGcttctg ctaatcaccAGTTAGACTACTGGGGAGTACATGGCAAAACATCCAAGGATAGCGCAATACCTAGAGAAG ACTACATGATCAATGGCACACTCCCTATAGAAAGgttggagtctagaaagctccaaataaaggcaacacgctactacatgtggaacggcATTCTCATCCGAAGATCTTACATCAGACCACATCTCCGCTGCTTAGTGCTTCGCGATGACCTAAaagttctaagctcaatccacgaaggcgtttgtggaaatcactctgGATGCCGATCATTAGCACAAAAAGTTCTTAACTCGGGCTACTATTAG